From Brassica oleracea var. oleracea cultivar TO1000 chromosome C3, BOL, whole genome shotgun sequence, a single genomic window includes:
- the LOC106331648 gene encoding PXMP2/4 family protein 2-like produces MLKVWRWYQRCLSVHPVKTQVISSGLLWGFGDVTAQYITHSTAKPPPPLLRLTDTNKDADADSEFKLNWKRVAITSMFGLGFVGPVGHFWYEGLDKFIKLKLRYVPKSTRFVAAKVAMDGLIFGPIDLLVFFTYMGYATGKNTSQVKEGLKRDFLPALALEGGAWPLLQIANFRYVPVQYQLLYVNIFCLIDSAFLSWVDQQKDAAWKQWFTTPFLTLKERGGTGGV; encoded by the exons ATGTTGAAGGTGTGGAGATGGTACCAGCGATGCCTGAGCGTTCATCCGGTGAAAACTCAGGTCATAAGCTCGGGCTTGCTTTGGGGATTCGGGGACGTCACCGCTCAATACATCACTCATTCAACTGCGAAACCTCCTCCTCCTCTTCTCCGTCTCACC GACACAAATAAAGACGCAGACGCAGATTCGGAATTTAAGCTCAACTGGAAGCGAGTAGCCATTACAAGCATGTTTGGACTTGGTTTTGTCGGTCCTGTTGGCCACTTCTG GTACGAAGGCCTTGATAAATTCATAAAACTGAAGCTTCGATACGTACCAAAGTCAACACGTTTTGTGGCAGCCAAAGTTGCAATGGACGGTCTTATCTTCGGCCCCATAGATCTACTCGTGTTCTTCACGTACATGGGATACGCCACGGGCAAGAACACATCTCAAGTGAAAGAAGGGCTCAAAAGAGACTTTCTACCAGCTCTAGCTCTTGAAGGCGGAGCATGGCCGCTTCTTCAGATCGCAAACTTCAGATACGTTCCCGTGCAGTACCAGCTGCTTTACGTCAACATCTTTTGCCTTATAGACAGCGCTTTTCTATCGTGGGTGGATCAACAGAAGGATGCAGCTTGGAAGCAGTGGTTTACTACTCCGTTTCTAACGCTTAAAGAACGAGGTGGCACAGGTGGAGTATGA